The following are from one region of the Sebaldella sp. S0638 genome:
- a CDS encoding DUF3850 domain-containing protein: MIKKHEIKIDPEYFNDVVEKRKTFEVRKNDRAYEVGDLLQIQEYNRETKEYTGRELWTSITYILDDQEYLRDGYVILALEILEVNN, translated from the coding sequence ATGATAAAGAAACATGAAATAAAAATAGATCCTGAATATTTTAATGATGTGGTTGAAAAAAGAAAAACATTTGAAGTAAGAAAAAATGACAGGGCCTATGAAGTAGGAGATTTATTGCAAATACAAGAATATAATAGAGAAACAAAAGAATATACAGGAAGAGAACTTTGGACTTCAATAACATATATTCTAGATGATCAGGAATATTTAAGGGATGGATATGTGATACTGGCATTGGAAATCTTAGAAGTGAATAATTAG
- a CDS encoding N-6 DNA methylase — MANERITENIVRKHFESFGYELEEQIPKNKKIKKLLQNASKSGDGNGRPEFLLTFDDEELSDLIIVIECKALTKNHASKEGNKFKEYAVDGVLLYSAYLSKEYNVISIAVSGQDEKDLKISTFFQGIKSDYKEVLGDKLLSVDNYIEFYKEEIKREESKKNYEDILSYANELNDELHDLNIKEDKRSLLISGILIALGSDTFNYMDYGKRSSKLEEEANKYKKDKEKYKKKFIIYQEEAKRETKQLTNALLNCIVETLSTSDIQEDKIELFKNTFVFLKDLDMEVKQIKKIIHDINSKLRNYIEENSLNNKIQDIISEFYIEFLKYSNSDKSLGIVLTPSHITELFCELSNLDENDVVIDNCTGTSGFLISAMGRMMKKSKGDIEKIKNIKSKQLLGIEKEGTIYTLAVSNMYLHGDGKSNIFKGDCFDEKIKLEIKEKFLPTVGFLNPPYKSKKNAREEMEFILNNLEFLQKGGRCVAIIPMSCVLASSGKGFELKEKLLKKHTLKAVLSMPDELFINSKVGVVTAILVIEAHNPHPKNFKTFFGYFKDDGFVKRKNKGRNDHLDKWKDIKEKWLNLYVNNEIEPGLSTTKIITAKEEWCAEAYLETNYTELTQDEFEQTLRDYLAYLVKIGDLDEND; from the coding sequence GTGGCAAATGAAAGAATAACAGAAAATATAGTAAGAAAACATTTTGAAAGTTTTGGATATGAATTGGAAGAACAAATTCCTAAAAATAAAAAAATAAAAAAACTATTACAAAATGCTTCGAAGAGTGGAGATGGTAATGGGAGACCGGAATTTTTATTAACTTTTGATGATGAGGAGTTATCGGATTTAATAATTGTAATCGAATGTAAAGCTTTGACAAAAAATCATGCAAGTAAAGAGGGAAATAAATTCAAAGAATATGCTGTAGATGGAGTTTTATTATATTCAGCATATCTTTCAAAAGAATACAATGTTATTAGTATAGCTGTTAGTGGTCAGGATGAAAAAGATTTAAAAATATCTACTTTTTTTCAAGGAATAAAATCTGATTATAAAGAAGTGTTGGGAGATAAGTTACTGTCAGTAGATAATTATATAGAATTTTATAAAGAAGAGATAAAAAGAGAGGAAAGTAAAAAAAATTATGAAGATATTTTAAGTTATGCTAATGAACTTAATGATGAATTACATGATTTAAATATAAAAGAAGATAAAAGAAGTTTATTGATTAGTGGAATTCTAATTGCTCTAGGGAGTGATACATTTAATTATATGGACTATGGGAAAAGATCTAGCAAATTAGAAGAAGAAGCTAATAAATATAAAAAAGATAAAGAAAAATATAAAAAAAAATTTATTATATATCAAGAAGAGGCGAAGAGAGAAACAAAACAATTAACAAATGCTTTATTGAATTGTATAGTAGAAACATTGAGTACTTCTGATATTCAAGAGGATAAAATAGAATTATTTAAAAATACATTTGTATTTCTAAAAGATTTAGATATGGAAGTAAAACAGATAAAAAAAATAATACATGATATAAATTCTAAATTAAGAAATTATATTGAAGAAAATTCTTTAAATAATAAAATACAAGATATAATTAGTGAATTTTATATAGAGTTTTTAAAATATTCAAATTCAGATAAAAGTTTAGGTATTGTTTTAACACCTTCTCATATAACGGAATTATTTTGTGAGTTATCTAATCTTGATGAAAATGATGTTGTTATTGATAATTGTACTGGAACAAGTGGTTTTTTAATTTCTGCAATGGGTCGTATGATGAAAAAATCAAAAGGGGATATTGAGAAAATTAAAAATATAAAATCTAAACAATTATTAGGGATAGAAAAAGAAGGAACCATTTATACTTTAGCAGTATCAAATATGTATTTACATGGAGATGGAAAAAGCAATATTTTCAAGGGAGATTGTTTTGATGAAAAAATAAAATTGGAAATAAAAGAGAAATTTTTACCAACAGTCGGTTTTCTAAATCCTCCATATAAAAGTAAAAAAAATGCAAGAGAAGAAATGGAATTTATATTGAATAATTTAGAGTTTTTACAAAAAGGTGGAAGATGCGTCGCGATAATACCAATGAGTTGTGTACTTGCTTCAAGTGGGAAAGGTTTTGAGTTAAAGGAAAAGTTATTAAAAAAACATACATTAAAAGCTGTTTTGTCAATGCCAGATGAACTGTTCATAAACTCAAAAGTAGGAGTTGTAACAGCAATTTTAGTCATAGAAGCTCATAATCCACATCCTAAAAATTTTAAAACATTTTTTGGTTATTTTAAAGATGATGGTTTTGTAAAAAGAAAAAATAAAGGACGAAATGATCATTTAGACAAATGGAAAGATATAAAGGAAAAATGGTTAAATCTATATGTAAACAACGAAATTGAACCGGGATTAAGCACAACTAAAATAATTACAGCTAAAGAAGAGTGGTGTGCTGAAGCATATTTAGAAACAAACTATACAGAACTTACACAAGATGAATTTGAACAAACTCTTAGAGATTATTTAGCGTATCTTGTAAAAATAGGTGATTTAGATGAAAATGATTAA